The following coding sequences are from one Lolium rigidum isolate FL_2022 chromosome 6, APGP_CSIRO_Lrig_0.1, whole genome shotgun sequence window:
- the LOC124661767 gene encoding uncharacterized protein LOC124661767 has product MGAGGKGWTETATRVVKTAWFMVVMVASLLAASAPVVVAAGDVAVALWLEASLGCLRCGGLRDHFRHYAFRSSLLDIPLVSVLRSLVIACVYLLCDTSGLSHGPYLGTTTFCSLASLLILLMKACVYSPVQDIGPELSPSLADHKLNLKKLWGMPVLFLSSLVFALGHVVVAYRTSCRARRKLLIHRIDPESILAYKNAFPGCYKVPRSPNPHSGKLYSRSESETKRKTLVHDDRDIPISFLADSDSKFIACQGITVHYKVSRPSTCVSPAPESYPEINHDVLSSSISPRRQRHESPPSATSSTRRLLNRSYSHQYHQTSLYAPLLVEPLTSPTLLDGMPLLNLDDESLQVSLKPMGLDLEAGEHGKFAVVLVHGFGGGVFSWRHVTNLLARQVGCTVLAFDRPGWGLTSRPRRKDWEDKNLPNPYELESQVDLLISFCSDMGLRSVVLVGHDDGGLLALRTAEKLQASRDPREVEVKGVVLIGVSLSREVIPAFARILLHTPLRKKHMVRPLLRTEITQVINRRAWFDATKLTTDVLNLYKAPLFVEGWDEALHEVGRLSFSTVLSPKRAAELLRSVEDLPVLVVAGSEDVLVSLKSAQIMASKLVNSRLVTISGCGHLPHEECAKALLSALSPFISRLASSDDSLQRL; this is encoded by the exons ATGGGGGCTGGCGGGAAGGGGTGGACGGAGACGGCGACCCGGGTGGTGAAGACGGCCTGGttcatggtggtgatggtggcgtcgCTGCTCGCCGCGTCGGCGCCCGTCGTGGTGGCCGCCGGCGACGTGGCCGTGGCGCTCTGGCTCGAGGCGAGCCTCGGCTGCCTGCGCTGCGGCGGGCTGCGGGACCACTTCCGGCACTACGCCTTCCGGAGCTCGCTCTTGGACATACCGCTCGTCTCCGTCCTCCGATCTCTCGTCATCGCCT GTGTATACCTTTTGTGCGATACCTCTGGTCTTTCTCACGGCCCGTACCTTGGAACCACAACCTTCTGCTCCTTGGCTTCGCTGCTGATCTTGCTGATGAAGGCGTGCGTCTACAGTCCGGTGCAGGACATTGGGCCTGAGCTCTCACCGTCATTGGCGGATCACAAGCTGAATTTGAAGAAGCTGTGGGGAATGCCTGTGCTGTTCTTGTCCTCCTTGGTCTTTGCTCTCGGCCATGTTGTTGTTGCTTACAGAACAAGCTGCAGGGCTCGACGGAAGCTGCTTATCCATCGCATTGACCCTGAATCG ATTCTGGCATACAAGAATGCCTTCCCTGGATGCTACAAGGTTCCTCGATCACCCAATCCACACAGTGGGAAACTTTATTCAAGGAGTGAAAGTGAGACGAAGAGGAAAACTCTTGTCCATGATGACAGGGATATTCCAATCAGTTTTCTTGCTGATAGTGATAGCAAGTTCATTGCTTGCCAGGGGATCACTGTACATTACAAAGTGTCACGCCCATCAACCTGTGTATCTCCAGCTCCTGAATCATATCCAGAAATTAACCATGATGTACTTTCATCAAGCATTTCTCCTAGAAGACAGAGGCACGAAAGCCCGCCCTCAGCTACCTCTAGTACCCGGCGTCTTTTGAATAGGAGCTATAGTCATCAGTATCACCAAACCTCGCTCTATGCCCCACTGTTGGTCGAACCATTGACTTCTCCAACTTTGTTGGATGGCATGCCACTTCTGAACCTTGATGATGAGAGCTTACAGGTGTCTTTGAAACCTATGGGCTTGGATCTAGAGGCCGGAGAGCACGGGAAATTTGCTGTTGTTCTGGTACATGGATTTGGAGGGGGAGTATTTTCCTGGAGACATGTTACTAATTTGCTTGCTCGGCAAGTGGGTTGTACTGTGCTGGCCTTTGATCGCCCTGGATGGGGTTTAACATCTCGACCTCGCAGAAAGGACTGGGAAGACAAGAATTTGCCAAATCCATACGAGCTTGAGTCACAG GTTGATCTTCTCATTTCATTTTGCTCAGACATGGGCTTGCGCTCTGTGGTTTTAGTTGGCCATGATGATGGTGGCTTGCTTGCACTAAGAACTGCAGAGAAGTTACAAGCgtctagagatcctagagag GTTGAAGTGAAGGGAGTTGTTCTTATCGGTGTAAGCTTATCAAGAGAAGTCATTCCTGCATTTGCTCGTATACTCCTGCATACCCCTCTGAGGAAAAAGCACATGGTCCGCCCACTTCTACGTACTGAAATCACTCAGGTGATCAATCGGCGAGCATGGTTTGATGCAACCAAGTTGACAACAGATGTTCTGAACCTATACAAG GCTCCACTATTTGTTGAGGGCTGGGATGAAGCACTACATGAAGTAGGCCGCCTTTCATTTTCTACTGTCCTATCACCAAAAAGAGCAGCAGAGTTACTAAGATCAGTGGAAGACCTCCCTGTTCTGGTGGTAGCAGGTTCCGAGGATGTTCTTGTATCTCTGAAGTCAGCGCAAATCATGGCTTCAAAACTTGTAAATTCT AGGCTAGTAACAATATCAGGATGTGGACACTTGCCACACGAAGAGTGTGCCAAGGCATTGCTCTCGGCTCTTTCTCCGTTCATCTCAAGATTGGCATCGTCAGACGATTCATTGCAAAGATTGTAG
- the LOC124660510 gene encoding LOW QUALITY PROTEIN: potassium channel AKT1-like (The sequence of the model RefSeq protein was modified relative to this genomic sequence to represent the inferred CDS: substituted 1 base at 1 genomic stop codon) produces the protein MARFGAGRMRACGPWGEGGSGAVGDALEREMSRDGSHYSLSSGILPSLGARSNRRVKLRRFIISPYDRRYRLWETFLIVLVVYSAWVSPFEFGFIRVPKGGLAATDNAVNAIFAIDIMLTFFVAYLDRLTYLLEDDPKKIAWRYTTSWFVLDVASTIPSEFARKILPSKLRSYGFFNMLRLWRLRRVSSLFXRLEKDRHFNYFWVRCAKLICVTLFAVHCAACFYYLLADRYPIPKETWIGNSMEDFHQQGLWIRYVTSVYWSITTLTTVGYGDYHAENIREMIFNIFYMFFNLGLTAYLIGNMTNLVVHGTSRTRKYRDTIQAATSFALRNQLPPRLQDQMISHLSLKFRTDSEGLQQQETLDALPKAIRSSISHYLFLHLVQNIYLFQGVSNDLIFQLVSEMKAEYFPPREDVILQNEAPTDFYILVSGSVELLELQNGAEHGAEQVVGVAKSGDVVGEIGVLCYRPQIFTVRTRSLCQLLRMNRTSFLSIVQSNVGDGTIIMNNLIQLLKDKKDDGVMVGVLKEIENMLARGRLELPITLCFAVTRGDENLLHQLLKRNLDPNESDQDGRTALHISASMGNEQCVKLLLEFGADPNARDSEGKVPLWEALYAKHDTVVQQLVNGGADLSLGDTGLYCCIAIEQNNIELLEEILNRIHDANRPSKDGNIPLHRAVCDGNVEMVKLLLKHRADIDKQESSGWTPRALAEQQGHEEIQQLFKQQPAPRKFNSNGRVAPMLLGRFSSDPSMQNVIRDDTEPPSKVLTQKLGRRKVSFHNSLLGVISSPHPHRDTDHLLSRGLAATGGPSYRQDHHKPLIRVIISCPEMGNTAGKLVVLPRTMQDLLQLGRKKFDVMPTKVLTFEGAEVDEIELIRDGDRLILASDNWVPDVTQTR, from the exons ATGGCGAGGTTCGGCGCCGGTAGGATGCGGGCGTGCGGGCCGTGGGGCGAGGGCGGCAGCGGCGCCGTCGGGGACGCGCTGGAGAGGGAGATGTCGCGCGATGGCAGCCACTACAGCCTCTCCAGCGGCATCCTGCCATCGCTCGGCGCGCGGAGCAACCGCCGTGTCAAGCTCCGCCGCTTCATCATCTCCCCCTACGACCGCCGTTACAG ATTATGGGAGACTTTCCTCATAGTTCTTGTAGTCTACTCTGCGTGGGTCTCCCCATTCGAATTTGGCTTCATTCGGGTTCCTAAAGGAGGCCTAGCTGCCACGGACAATGCCGTGAATGCAATCTTCGCAATTGACATCATGCTGACCTTCTTTGTAGCCTACCTGGACAGACTAACATATTTGCTTGAAGATGATCCAAAGAAAATTGCTTGGCGTTATACTACCAGCTGGTTTGTTCTTGATGTTGCATCCACCATCCCATCAGAATTTGCTCGCAAGATACTTCCTTCAAAGCTCAGGTCTTATGGATTCTTCAACATGCTTCGTCTATGGCGTCTCCGGAGAGTCAGCTCCCT ATTTTAAAGATTGGAGAAGGATAGACACTTCAATTACTTCTGGGTCCGATGTGCAAAGCTCATTTGT GTCACACTTTTTGCCGTGCACTGTGCAGCATGCTTCTACTATCTTCTTGCTGATAGGTATCCAATCCCAAAGGAAACGTGGATTGGCAATAGTATGGAAGATTTTCATCAACAGGGCTTGTGGATTCGCTATGTAACATCAGTATATTGGTCAATCACCACACTTACCACTGTGGGTTACGGGGATTATCATGCAGAAAACATAAGGGAAATGATTTTCAACATTTTCTACATGTTCTTCAACCTTGGATTGACTGCTTATTTGATTGGCAACATGACCAATTTGGTTGTCCATGGCACTAGCCGTACTCGAAAATAT CGGGATACAATTCAAGCAGCAACCAGCTTTGCACTTAGGAATCAGCTACCACCACGGTTACAAGATCAGATGATATCACACCTTAGCTTAAAGTTCAGGACAGACTCGGAAGGCCTTCAGCAACAAGAGACTCTCGATGCGCTGCCTAAGGCTATTAGATCCAGCATTTCGCACTATCTCTTTCTCCATCTAGTTCAAAACATTTACTTATTTCAAGGAGTATCTAATGATCTAATTTTTCAACTG GTTTCAGAGATGAAAGCTGAATACTTTCCACCTAGGGAGGATGTGATTTTGCAGAATGAAGCACCCACTGACTTCTACATTTTAGTTTCTGGTAGTGTG GAGTTACTTGAGCTACAAAATGGTGCGGAACATGGTGCAGAACAG GTGGTGGGAGTTGCTAAGTCCGGAGATGTTGTTGGAGAAATTGGGGTTCTTTGCTATAGGCCTCAAATATTCACAGTTCGGACGAGATCCTTGTGTCAGCTTCTACGCATGAACCGGACATCCTTTCTCAGCATTGTTCAATCCAATGTTGGAGATGGAACTATCATAATGAACAACCTTATTCAG TTACTAAAAGATAAGAAAGACGACGGCGTAATGGTAGGTGTGCTAAAGGAGATCGAGAACATGCTAGCTCGAGGTCGTCTGGAGTTGCCAATTACACTGTGCTTTGCAGTAACTAGAGGAGACGAAAATTTGCTGCATCAACTACTTAAACGTAATTTGGATCCAAACGAGTCAGATCAAGATGGGCGTACAGCACTG cacatATCTGCTTCCATGGGAAATGAGCAGTGTGTCAAGCTTCTGTTAGAGTTTGGAGCTGATCCAAATGCCAGGG ATTCAGAAGGAAAGGTTCCGCTATGGGAGGCTTTGTATGCAAAGCATGATACAGTTGTGCAACAGTTAGTCAATGGCGGTGCAGATCTGTCATTGGGGGATACAGGCTTATATTGTTGCATTGCAATTGAGCAAAACAATATAGAACTGCTCGAGGAAATACTCAATCGCATCCATGATGCAAACAGGCCATCCAAAGATGGAAACATTCCGCTGCACCGTGCTGTCTGTGACGGAAATGTTGAGATGGTTAAGTTGTTGCTGAAACACAGGGCCGACATTGACAAGCAGGAGAGCAGCGGCTGGACCCCAAGAGCTCTAGCTGAGCAACAAGGCCATGAAGAAATACAACAATTATTTAAACAACAGCCAGCTCCAAGGAAGTTCAACTCAAATGGCAGGGTTGCACCTATGCTTCTAGGCAGGTTCAGCAGTGATCCGTCGATGCAGAACGTGATCCGCGACGACACTGAGCCACCCAGCAAAGTTCTTACACAGAAACTAGGCAGGAGGAAAGTCAGCTTTCATAACTCCCTACTCGGGGTCATCTCTTCACCTCATCCACACCGAGACACTGACCATCTACTGTCAAGAGGTCTTGCAGCAACAGGTGGCCCGAGTTATCGTCAGGACCATCATAAGCCACTCATCAGGGTGATAATCAGCTGTCCGGAGATGGGCAACACTGCTGGGAAGCTTGTTGTCTTACCGCGGACGATGCAGGACCTTCTTCAACTAGGCAGAAAGAAGTTCGACGTGATGCCTACTAAGGTCCTGACATTCGAGGGTGCTGAGGTGGACGAGATTGAGCTCATTCGAGATGGTGATCGTCTTATTCTTGCCAGCGACAACTGGGTGCCAGATGTcacgcaaacaagataa